The following proteins are co-located in the Mycolicibacterium goodii genome:
- the melA gene encoding alpha-galactosidase, with amino-acid sequence MKPTVAIIGAGSVEFTRELLGDILSFPELASTRIMLHDINTERLETAEAIARATARAADADPEIAATTERRRALDGADYVINVIQVGMHEATVRDFEIPARYGLNQTIGDTIGIGGIFRGLRTFPVLAGIARDMAQMCPDAWLLNYTNPMAMNVTFLHHIAPRLKVLGLCHSVYWTMVGLCELIDVPYEEVSYWSAGVNHQAWVLRWERNGQNLYPQLDRRIAADPELQRRVRVDMYRRLSYYPTETSEHSSEYVPWYVHHPREIDRLRINIGEYVSISEANLVEYAKVRAELAGADSLPIDTGSTEYAPQVIHSLETGTTRVISANVVNQGLITNLPDGVAVEVPTTLDALGAHPMRVGDLPPQCAALNRNFLGPVDLTVRAAVDGDPRLVRAAAMVDPNTAATLTVDEIWQLCDELTAAHGDLLPEPLRTAL; translated from the coding sequence ATGAAACCCACCGTTGCGATCATCGGCGCGGGCAGCGTCGAGTTCACCCGCGAACTGCTCGGTGACATCCTGTCGTTCCCCGAGCTCGCCTCGACGCGGATCATGTTGCACGACATCAACACCGAGCGCCTCGAAACCGCGGAGGCCATCGCACGGGCGACCGCCCGCGCGGCGGATGCCGACCCGGAGATCGCCGCCACCACCGAACGCCGCCGCGCGCTCGACGGCGCCGACTACGTGATCAACGTCATCCAGGTCGGCATGCACGAGGCCACCGTGCGGGACTTCGAGATCCCGGCCCGCTACGGGCTGAACCAGACCATCGGCGACACCATCGGTATCGGTGGGATCTTCCGCGGCCTGCGGACATTCCCGGTGCTCGCCGGCATCGCCAGGGACATGGCACAGATGTGCCCGGACGCCTGGCTGCTGAACTACACCAACCCGATGGCCATGAACGTCACGTTCCTGCACCACATCGCACCACGGCTCAAGGTGCTCGGCCTGTGCCACTCGGTGTACTGGACCATGGTCGGCCTGTGCGAACTGATCGACGTTCCCTACGAGGAGGTTTCGTACTGGTCGGCCGGCGTCAACCACCAGGCCTGGGTGCTGCGCTGGGAACGCAACGGCCAGAACCTCTATCCGCAGCTCGACCGGCGGATCGCCGCCGACCCGGAGCTGCAGCGTCGCGTCCGGGTCGACATGTACCGGCGCCTGAGCTACTACCCAACGGAGACCAGCGAACATTCCAGCGAGTACGTGCCGTGGTACGTACACCACCCGCGCGAAATCGACCGGCTGCGCATCAACATCGGCGAATACGTGTCGATCAGCGAGGCCAACCTCGTCGAGTACGCCAAGGTGCGGGCCGAACTGGCCGGCGCCGATTCACTGCCCATCGACACCGGATCGACCGAATACGCCCCCCAGGTGATCCACTCACTGGAAACCGGTACCACGAGGGTCATCTCGGCCAATGTCGTCAACCAGGGCCTCATCACGAACCTGCCCGACGGCGTGGCCGTCGAGGTTCCCACGACACTGGACGCCCTCGGCGCGCACCCCATGCGGGTCGGAGACCTGCCGCCGCAGTGCGCCGCACTCAACCGCAACTTCCTCGGCCCCGTCGACCTGACGGTGCGCGCCGCGGTCGACGGCGATCCGCGGCTGGTTCGTGCCGCGGCCATGGTCGACCCCAACACCGCGGCCACCCTCACCGTCGATGAGATCTGGCAGCTGTGCGACGAACTGACCGCTGCGCACGGGGACCTGCTGCCCGAACCGCTGCGGACAGCCCTGTGA